The following nucleotide sequence is from Corylus avellana chromosome ca7, CavTom2PMs-1.0.
GCACAATTGAATGGGcaaattacaaattcaaattcagTACCACCTTAATGTTGATACATGAAAGCACCAATCACGTCTCCCCTCCATTCAAAGGGAAGCTATATTTGTCGAGAAAAAATTACCttaaagaatttaaaaagtattttaatactttaaaaaaaaaattaaataaaaaaatagtatatttggttaaaaaaactcaaaaaaaatacttgtttgatttttttttattctaaaaattgattaaaaacaaacgcttaaaaaaaaaacttaaaaatgaagtttttcaaaagaattcttttttatttttaaataaaaaaataaaaattcaaagcaATTTAAACACGCTACAAGagtttgtttagaattatgttGAGAATTTcagcttttaaaatcaaaaaaaagCTCTActtaattttaagcttttttcaaaaatacattttggtattttttatacaaaaaaaagaaaagaaaagttaaataagtactttttaattttttattttttttttaccaaacggaccttttttttattttttttttatttttgtgcacaACATTTTATGTACTCAAAGTACCTTTTAAACTCTATAACACAATCTCAAACCAGCACTAATTATGTCCATCACTTTTAGAGCATGTTTaggattgtatttgagaaataaagttttaagtcaaaaaaacactttttgacaaaaagcttaaatgaaatttttgtcaaaagtgcgttttggtattttttttttttttttttttgcttcttaaaTCCTTAAAagcgttaatttttttttataaaacgaattttttctttaaacgaattttttgagtgttaaacgcacttttaagctctTAAAACACACACCCAAGCATACCCTCATTGTCTAAAAGTCTATATGCAGTATAGTCCCGtccaaaaaactaatttttgcaTGGCACCTCGGCATTTGGATACTTTTAAGCTTTTCTGGCCTTGACATTCTTGATGGgataaaaatcatcatcattttaAAACATTGTAGTTGAATCCACACACCACTCGCAACTTTTTACTGCAGTCTCCTTTGTTCTCATTTGAATGGTCAGAAACAACAAAATTCACAAAGACTCCAATCCCAACCCACTTACCCTTTCTAAACCAATAAAATCTaaggaaaaattcactttacccccctgaagttttaagggtttttcaatttgaaccccgaagtttaaaaattggcaatgtacccccataatgtttcaaaaaatttcaatttaaaccttccgttactaatttctgttaaattaaacggaatttttttttaaaaagcctgagggtagttaggtaatttcatagatttccatccaatttgacggaaattagtaacggaaggtttaaattgaaaaattttgaaacattaggagggtacattgccaatttttaaactttggggttcaaattgaaaaatcactgaaacttcaggggggtaaaatgaatttttccctaaaatctATTAGCCTATCTCACCTCAAGGCCTAGAAAGCTCCCCCAAAATTCTAAAAGGTCCATTATTTTAAACACTACTACATTGGGTTCCCTTTGCGATCCAACTGTGAGAAAAGCTCTTGCAGCCTTGAGGGAGGCTCTTTAGTTGTTATGCTTGGTAATCAAAAACCACACATCACTACTTGCTCCTACTATTTTTGATACTCTTGTCTTCTTAACTCTTTTGTCAGCTTTGGACTGTCACTACGATCGATAAGAGTGTAAATCATCTTACTCACAACATAACTCATGAGGTCGCTACCATTACCTCGTCTTGTAGCTTTTCCTCATATATGTTCCCATTGTTAGTTATTCCACTTGATAGTGGTAAAGatcaggggcggaactaggattttaGGATTAGGGGGACGAACTTATAGAAtacataaatatatagatatatatagtctttcttTATAGGTGTGTATTTATGCTAAATAAAAACTGAGaactcttaaatttaatttcatattaaattgtACGACATTACAAAAGTTGCATGTCTATAGAATCATCAGAGAAAAGATCAAGAGAACTTTCTTTTGCTATAGACATGTacaaaaaagatcaaaaaaaaaaaaaaagaacatagttTCTCCTTCAAACTATGCTCGACGACGATCGCTAATGTAATAAAATTCATCCATTATCATCTCTGAAGTGAAATTCTtagcaatttctttctcaatataaactaccaaatgGTCTGCAAGAAACTCATCTTCCATTCTAGTATGCAATCTAGTCTTTACAAGTTTCATGGCAGAAAAAGCTCGTTCTATAGTCGCAGTAGAAACAGGGAGAGTCAACACTAGGCGAATCAATCTGTCAATCAAAGGATagatctttgatttttctgaaaCTGCCAATCCTCTGCATAACTCAGATAATGTagacatattttgaaaatcttgatGCTTTGGCACATCAAGCTTATAATGCTGCAActgaaatttcaaacaaattttttcttgcTCGGTGAAATCTCGAGGATAAAACTTCTCAGCTAACTTACATATATCATCAATCTTAAATGATTTGTATGCATCTTTAGGGCTTAAAGAGACGCTAAGAATGAGAAGTTCCACAGCTTGctcattaaatctatttttcaatTCTTGTAACTGGAAATCTATTGCAGCAGTAAATATATCAACTCTAAAATGATGTTCCATTGTTGTTGGAGACCCTTCATCTTGACGACAAAATCTACCTCGAGCTCTAGTGTAATGAGCATTCATATTAGGAATAtcaatatcattttcttcacaaaatgaTTTAACAGTAGCAAGCAAAGGCTCCCACCCATCATCTCTCATGTTTTGAATGAGTGATTGTGTAGTTGAAACTTGACTCATGGCATTTAAAATGTCTAGGGACTTTTGTTGCAAAGTTTGGCAAAGCATATTCGTGAGTCCCataatttctttcatcaaatgcAATATCAAAATCAATTCAAATGATGTTAATATCATGTAAGCCACTTCAGCATCACCACGTTGAGAATAATTAGCTCCCTCATTTGAGATCTTGTTGATAACTGAACAAGTTGCACCAAACATTCTTATCATGCTACAAACAGATTGATAATGAAATGACCATCGAGTATCTCCAGGTCGTTGCAAAGTGCCAATTTGGTTTATCCCCCTTCCGGTCTCAATTGCATTAGAAGcaaccaaattttcaatttcaacagcATGAATAGATTGCAAGTCATCATGACGTTTAGAAGAACCCCcaacaatattaataattgaagCCAACTGGATAAAGAATTGATGAATGCGCTTGGCTTCTCTAGATGCTGCAACTAAAGCTAATTGTAGTTTATGAGCCATGCAATGCACATAATATACATAGGGACAATCCCTAACAAATAAAGCTTGTAACCCATTCCATTCACCACGCATATTACTAGCTCCATCATATCCTTAGCCTcgaatattttcaatttggaGACTGTAACGAGAAAGAACAACACATAtctcttttttcaaagttgatgcAGAAGTATCTTTAACATGCACAATATAAAAGAATCTCTTCCTAATAAAACCATCTTTATCAACAAACCTCAAAATAATAGCCATTTGCTCCTTTTTTGATTCATCCTGAGCTTCATCAACGAGAATGCAAAATTTGGCAtccccaatttcttttctaatcGCATTCCGCACTTTATTTGCAATGATATGTAGCatttccttttgaattttgggtgatgtatatttggcattttttgGAGCATTTTCCAAGACAAGTCCAGCAACATCGTCATTATAGCTTGCTAGGAGTTTTACCAATTCAATGAAGTTACCTTGATTTTTCGAGCCAGAGCTTTCATCATGACCTCTAAAGGGACATGCTTGGAATGCAAGCCATTGAACACTATCTATAGAGGTTTTGAGCCGCAACCGattattctttgtttcttgtaatGTTTGCTTTTCAACTATCTTGTCAATATGCCCTGACTGATTCATTAGATCCTCACAACATTTCACGGCAATATTATGTGGTGAATTTCAATTTTTCCCCACATGTCTCATTAAAGAACCATTCATCCCATCGCTTGCCTTTTTCCAATTGTTAAAACCTTTCCTTATAAATGCATCTGATCCTGGACTACCTGTTGGTTTCTTAGCAAAAACATAGCATTGAAGACAAAATATAGCATCCTTTGATTCTGAGTATTCCAACCAAGTTGAGTATGTCTCAAACCAAGAGGCTTGAAATCGGCGACGATTATTACCCGTTCCTGAATATGGATATTCCGAAAGCTTGGGTTGACATAGTTTAACTCTAATATAAGCATGTCGAATGTCATCTTGTAAGTTAACAGGGAATTCCCATATTTGCGGACGCAATCCTGGATCACGTTGCAAAAAGGTAGCATTCATTTCTTCAGGTTGAATTCTTGGACATTAGGAGGATTGCTCATCAGTCACTAAAGCCTCGAGATCCGTTGCTAAAGGTTTCTCTAAATGTGTACAAGTACTAACTTCTGATTTACTcgcatcttttttcttaaagaatgaATCAAGTGTTTTTGGCTTTCCCATATTTCTCttaactttaagaaaaattatggatCAAGAATTAACATGAAAAATATCTAGAAGTAtaagatttttgtttagaatttcattatatttcttattatcaCTAACATGTGAAggaatgccaaataaattaataaattcaaaCCTATCAAATTAACCCACAAAATCTaacaatgaaaactaaaataaaaaaattgcataatttTTCTATATCAAAATACTCATTCGATTCGAAATCTCATGGCATCATAAATATTCAATAGTACAAACTactagcaaaataaactaatcaTAATCTCTagggtccaaaaaaaaaagtacctttcAACGTGATACCTTGCTCTTGCCTTCCCAAAACTGGTTGTGCCTTGCCACAATGCAACCTAAATTTGTCAAAacctatttatcaaaaaaaaaaaaaaaaaaatgttaaaacctGATCACATATCACATACTTTGGGCATCTCATTCTCATCCATGGACCATAGTCATGTGACTCAACTCCACTCTTAGCtactaattgaatattataaGATTATTACAATTTACACTTTATTATAAAACATGTAACCTAAAAATTCCAATTGAAGGCTAAGCTTAGAGCCTCaaacaatggaaattttttaagcTCACATCCTCACACAACaagtccattttattttatttttttatttatttttaagatcaCACAATAATGATTTGCATTTTCCAAGTTGACTATCTTTTGAGTTGCTaccaaaatttacaaaaatctAAGGAAAATAAAGGCACCAACTCAtctacaacaaaattaaaaataataataataataaaaattaaaaattaaaaattaaaaattaaaacaacaagtactcaccaaacaaaaaaagaaaaagaaaaaaaagaaaacaacttcACGTGATCACTGATTCACTCTGACACTCATGACTCACCATTACCAAACAATAATTAACAAAGTGGGCAAGTGGCAAGTCACTCACCATTCACCAACAAGGCAACAATTAGCAAAGTCAAAGACAAACTTCTTGAAActtcctattcaaataaaaaaattgcactcAGTCACTGACCTGCTTATGCTTTAAAGTTTAAGCCTTTTCAAATGCTTGAGACTAAGAcagaaaatgagagttttgcAGAAGGTCACGCCCCTCACCAGTCGGCAGTCATCACACACTGACACACGGCTTTGACCTTTGGGCTTCACTGCTTCACGCCTTCACCACTTCAGTTTACCAAAAAATCAGATTCAGATTTCAAAGTAGAGATAAAGAGTTGCTGAGTTGCAGTCTTACAAAATGCAGATATACATTggcagaaaaaataaacaagcttaCAACTTACAAGCATCTTCAATCTTCCatcttccaacttccaagcttTAATTTTTCGTCAAATGGATGATGGATCTAAGATTGTAAGAGAGATCCACGGCTCAGTCACAAACTCACAGACTCACACAGTGCACACTTCTTCCGTTCTAGAGACAGTAGAGTGGTTTTGAAAGGtgaagagagatgagagaagcTTTTGTTTTCAAGACGGAAAGGTTGATTTTGTGCTTTGTGTTCTGATGCCAGGCTGCCAGCAGGTAAGTTTGATGTGATGCTACACAAAAGTTGAAGACtccaaattaattttagttttgctAGTTAGAAACGAACTAGAGAAAGACTGTCTATCGTTTAGGGGCAAATAAATGATCTAATTTTAGTTGGggtgtaattaaaaaaaaaaaattaaagaggataagaatattattttggggggacgaatTTATAAATTTCGGgggacaaattttttaatttaagagataaatttataaaatatatatatttaatgaagaatttcaaaaaatttggggggacattcatcCCCCTAGTGCAACACGTCGTTCCACCCCTGGTAAAGATCTCCTTTGGTAGACTTTTGTGTGGCCTTTGTTTGACAAGCCgtgtatcttttctttcaattgtATTCTCTTTCGTAGGATTTgcttatgtttttgtttgttgttatatatatatatatattgacatgtccACAGAAGAAATTAGTGACCTCCGGTTCATGAGGTGTGGTTTCCAGCTGATTGAGTTACTCCTTAGAGACTtgttttggtatatatatactatgGAACACGGCACATAAACTTTAGGCGATAAAAGGTAATGAGAGTGATCAGATGATGTATAGCATTACGGTCCAAATTCTACCCTACTTTGTAATTTTCACAACAAACTACATGACTAAGATAGTGAGCTAACAAATTGTTGATAGCATTTTTATATGACGGTAGAAATGTTAGATAAACAATTGAGTAATGGGGTAAAATTCGGGATAAAacctggattttttttttttttttttttttcactttttattcaTATAACCACCTGTAAACATGAATTCCCTCAAATTGACACTTGAGGGAATTCTCTCACATTCAACCGCTAATTaagttagtaaaaaaattaaacttcgGCCAACAATATAAGAATTATAACCACTTGCAATGGGgtgttaagtatgacttgaattaaaagtcatggtgggacccaatggtttgtctccttcttcaagtaggagaggttctTAGTTCAACTGGTTTGCTTctttacatgtgggttttggagtccttctcctatgtgtacttggactccttgtttgacttatagtaggagtcctagactaacatgtaaaaggagagttaagcttctatataaggaacaaagcacaaggtgaatttgtgtgtgccaaacgtgagtatttgtgagcaccaaagggaggagaaaaaagagagaatttgagagaaggaggtacaagggcagcaagggtgttttcttcttggtggttttttggatgagccaaaaacaagtgattagaagaaaaaaggtgctgcagagtgagagaagaaaatagagatcagccgccatccgttccagcaaaagaagagtttgtacatctgtcttttgtattctattttgggaataatcttctcttgtgtgatagtgagatttgggtgtattggaggctttgggatctgagtgattttctctctactatttttgtactccatcttttgatagtggattttctccgggtcgtctccgccagtggatgtaggcttgttaagccgaaccacttaaatctttgtgtcgtgtgtgattgcttatctttgttattccgcattcttcttatttttcgcatctcacgggtcttgggaaataggattaatttcctaacaactggtatcagagctgttggttcgagtgggagcgatggcaggtgaagaaggaaagatgggaatcgagaaattcgacaacaaagattttgggtattggaaagtacagattgaagatattctttatgggaaggatcttcatcaacctcttttgaaAGAACATCCTgacgacatgtatgatagcgagtgggctctacttgatcgtaaagccctagcagttatcaggttatcactgtcaaaatcagttgcacacaactttggaaaggagaagaccacagcaggtctactggcggctttgtcaagcatgtatgagaagccgtcggctaacaataaggtgcatctgatgaagaaattgttcaacctaaagatggcgaaAGGAGCTTCAGTGGCatatcatctcaatgagttcaacaccattacaaatcaattgtccttggtggaaattaattttgatgatgaggttcgcgctttgatcgtcttggcatctttgccaaatagctgggaagcagtgaggatggctgtgagtaactctgtagaaaagagtaaactgagctatgaagacgttagggatttgattctcagtgaagaggttcgcagaaaagatgcgggtgaagcctcttgttctggtgctgctttaaaccttgAGACTCGGGGCAtaggacaagatagaaactctTGTCAAGGCatatcaaattccagaaaagggagaagcaaattcaaATTCGgccaacaacctgagtgttggaactgtggcaagactggctactacaagaagaattgcagggaactgcggaaggagaccgagaatgattatgcaaacgtagtgacagaagaagtatatgatgccctacttctatctgttgacagtccccttgattcttgggtcttagactcatgagtatcttttcatacgacagcgatccgtgaaattctcgataactatgttggtggagatttcgggaaggcgtatttggctgacggaacggcgctggatgttgtgggcctaggcgatgttcgcattagagttcacagtgactcggtatggaagctggagaaggtcaggcatgttccggagctgaaaaagaatttgatttcagtgggacagcttgatgaggaagggcattcaatttaTTTCCAcagtggaaagtggaaggtcagcaagggagctaggattttggctcgtggtcataagacgggtactctctatatgataACAAACAACAGGATACAGTTGCTGTTGCAGATACGGGTGCTGACTaaaaactatggcacctaaggcttgggcacatgagcgagaaagggatgaaggtacttatgtcaaaagggaaactaccggggttaaagtcagttgagtctgatttgtgtgaaggctgcatgctagggaagcagaagaaggtgagttttgcggaagttggcaaagcacctaagcaTGGAAAGCTGGGGCTGGTACACACgaatttgtggggtcccgcaccagtggcatctcttggaggctcgcggtattacttcacatttattgatgactcaaacAGGAAGGTatgagtttattttttaaaaagtaaatctgatgtatttgagacttttaagaaatggaaggccatggttgagattgaaacgggcttgaagcttaagtgtttgagatcagacaaggGAAGAGAATACGAAGACAAGGGGTTTAAACAATTTTGCACAGTGAATGAGATTAGAATGGAAAAAACTATCCCAGGAACGCcgcagcagaatggcgtggTTGAGTGCATGAACAAGACTCTCAATGACCGTGCCAGGAGTTTgagattgcatgctgggttaccaaagactttctgggctgatgcagtgagcactgctgcatacctgataaatagggggCCTTCCAttcccctgagccatagactaccagaagaagtctggagtggaaaagaagtaaatctttcacatctgaaagtttttggttgtgcttcgtatgtccatgttgagtctaATGCTATGAGTAAcctagatggtaaatctagtaagtgtttcttcattggatatagAGATGAGGCATttggttatcgattttgggatgatcaaaatcggaagatcattagaagtcggaatgtgacttttaatgagtgtgctatgtacaaggatggatcaagtgcagaacctgaagttacagagcatgaaccgaagaagtctgagtttgttaacttagatgagctttctgaaagtacagtacagaaagagaaacaatttgtggaggtggagcttgatgaacagtgttcactcacggatgaatgtgatgacagagaatcttcaagagacttacaGCACCGGGAAAAGTCTTATTCTTTAACAAGAagcaaagagaaacgtgatcaaaaagcaacaaagaggtatgggtttgaggatatggtttcttttgctctaacagctagtagtggagatccatcgtctGCTCAGGATGGTATGTcgaaagaggtggagtcactacggagtggtaaagcttgggaatcggtagaattacccaagggaaagaaggctaaagggtgcagatgggtctacaggaagaaagagtcatcggatAAAGCTGTATGGTCGACAGGGctgatagggaggcatggtgtaatgtctaaatcaggtcctatgctcaagttcaagaggcgcttggacttgaaggacacttgtggagtgtgattgcccttgcgggctgaggcggagacatctagaggagacacgttttggtaaacttgatgggattcaagttaaggtggagattgttaagtatgacttgaattaaaagtcatggtgggacccaatggtttgtctccttcttcaagtaggagaggttcttggttcaaccggtttgcttctttacatgtgggttttggagtccttctgcTATGTGtacttggactccttgtttgacttatagtaggagtcctagaccaacatgtaaaaggagagttaagcttctatataaggaacaaagcacaaggtgaatttgtgtgtgccaaacgtgagtatttgtgagcaccaaagggaggagaaaaaagagagaatttgagagaaggaggtacaagggcagcaagggtgttttcttcttggtggtcttttggaggagccaaaaacaagtgattagaaga
It contains:
- the LOC132187991 gene encoding uncharacterized protein LOC132187991: MRGEWNGLQALFVRDCPYVYYVHCMAHKLQLALVAASREAKRIHQFFIQLASIINIVGGSSKRHDDLQSIHAVEIENLVASNAIETGRGINQIGTLQRPGDTRWSFHYQSVCSMIRMFGATCSVINKISNEGANYSQRGDAEVAYMILTSFELILILHLMKEIMGLTNMLCQTLQQKSLDILNAMSQVSTTQSLIQNMRDDGWEPLLATVKSFCEENDIDIPNMNAHYTRARGRFCRQDEGSPTTMEHHFRVDIFTAAIDFQLQELKNRFNEQAVELLILSVSLSPKDAYKSFKIDDICKLAEKFYPRDFTEQEKICLKFQLQHYKLDVPKHQDFQNMSTLSELCRGLAVSEKSKIYPLIDRLIRLVLTLPVSTATIERAFSAMKLVKTRLHTRMEDEFLADHLVVYIEKEIAKNFTSEMIMDEFYYISDRRRA
- the LOC132187992 gene encoding uncharacterized protein LOC132187992; the encoded protein is MNATFLQRDPGLRPQIWEFPVNLQDDIRHAYIRVKLCQPKLSEYPYSGTGNNRRRFQASWFETYSTWLEYSESKDAIFCLQCYVFAKKPTGSPGSDAFIRKGFNNWKKSGHIDKIVEKQTLQETKNNRLRLKTSIDSVQWLAFQACPFRGHDESSGSKNQGNFIELVKLLASYNDDVAGLVLENAPKNAKYTSPKIQKEMLHIIANKVRNAIRKEIGDAKFCILVDEAQDESKKEQMAIILRFVDKDGFIRKRFFYIVHVKDTSASTLKKEICVVLSRYSLQIENIRG